The nucleotide sequence GGGTGATTATATGGAGATGAATTGGAAAGAGGAAAGTTTTTTATCCATACGGGAGTATGCCTATTTATATTTAAAAGAACGGATTCTTGAAGGGAAATATAAAGCAGGGGACCGTCTAATTGAAAGAGAGCTTGCTGCAAAGTTAGCCATTAGCCGTACACCGATCCGTGAGGCTCTATTTCGTCTCGAATCTCAAGGGTTTGTTCAAACAGTGCCAAGAAAAGGTGTTGTCGTTTCAGAGATTTCTGAAGAAGAGGTTATTGAAGTATTTACCATTCTTTCTTCATTAGAAGTGCTTGCAGCAAAATTAGCCGCACAGAGGATGGATGAAGAGACACAAAAAGAATTAGACGAAAAAATCCAACAGTTATTAAAGCTAGAAGAACAAGGGGAAGAAGATTTTAATAGTGAACACATCCAGATGAATCATCTTCTTAATAAGGCAGCCAAGAGTCCAAAATTATTCGAGATCTTATCGGGTTTAACAGATTATATTCATATGTCAGCAAATATGGGGTATGAAACGCCCGGAAGAAGAAAGGAGTCCTTAAAAGAACATCTTGATATTATGAAGGCTCTACGCAATAAAGAAATAGAAATGGCTGAATACTTAATGAGAATACACATTGAAAACTCTAAAAAAGCATATATCAGCTATATTCAACAAGTGAAAGAAAAAAGAACGAAAAACTAATAGTGTATAGACAGTTTATACGTAAAAATTCTGACATTTTTATATTGTTAGAAAATTCGTAATATGGTATATTGTATACCAAACAAAAGAGGAGGAAGAAAAAATGCCTAACATTCATTTTATTAATAGCCAAAAAACATTGGAAGTTCCGGAACACTCTAATATTTTAAGAATGTCTCTCCGCTATGATGGGGAATTGCCAAATCGCTGCGGCGGCGGAATTTGTGGTACCTGTGTATTTAAGACAGAAGAAGGGGCCGAATTTCTCGATAACGTAAAAATACAGGAAAGAAGAAAATTAGGAGAAGAGTGGCTGGAAAAAGGCTATCGATTAGGCTGCCAGACATTTGTGACTACAGGTGATATTGCTGTTTCCTGGGATGAGGAAGTCACTCAACAAGTGAAAAAGAGAAAACCAGATAAACTGAAAAAAGAAGTATCCACGACTAAATAAATGCTTTTATCCAATTACTTCTTGAGAATCCCTGACAAAATCAATTTATAAGAGGTGACAGCATGTGGGTCTGCAATAGTCATATGAAAGAAGCGTTAACATTATTAGAAGCACCTCATATCAGTAAAACTCCTTATCAAATTAAATGTTCTCTTTGCAATGATCGCGCAGTGGCCAAAATCTATTATGCACATGAGCCTCTTAGCTATAAACGCAAGCAAACACTCTATTACTTAACAAAAAGTGAGCCAAAACAATCTGTTTAAAATAATGTCCCTGTTAAAGATAAACGTTTTTTAACAGATCATTGGAGCGAAAGGCGGCCATTGCCCCTATAGGAGCGCACGTGACACAGAGGATGATGGATTGCTGCAGGGAAAATCAACAATTAAGTAGAACAGAGTCAACATACTAATTAGGCAGCGATGAACGTTCATTCGAAAAGTTTTTTTAAAGTATAAACACTAATAAGAAGTAAACAGTCATTCAAATCATTATTATAGGAGGATCTTTCGGTGAACGATCACCAGAACAAATTATATGATATCACGGTAATTGGTGGAGGGCCTGCTGGACTTTTTACTGCTTTCTATGGAGGAATGCGCCAGTCTTCCGTTAAAATCATTGACAGCATGCCTCAATTAGGCGGACAATTAGCCGCACTCTATCCCGAGAAATTTATTTATGATGTAGCAGGATTTCCGAAAATTCGTGCTCAAGAGCTTATTGATGCTTTAAAGGAGCAAGCTCTCTTATTCAATCCGGCTGTTGCACTTGAAGAGTGTGCGCTACATGTTGAAAAACAAGTGGATGGCTTTAAAATTACAACGGATAAAGCCATCCACTTCTCAAAAACAATTATTATTACAGGCGGAGCAGGAGCTTTTGAACCGAGACGCTTGCCGCATGAATCAGCTGGTTTATATGAATCGAAAAATCTTCATTATTTTATTAACGATCTTCATCAGTTTGCTGATAAGAAGGTTGTCATTAATGGCGGAGGAGACTCGGCTGTAGACTGGGCATTAATGATTGAACCGATTGCCAGAGAAGTAACTCTTATTCATCGGCGAGATAAGTTTCGTGCTCATGAACATAGCGTCAATCAATTGAAACAATCGAGTGTCAATATTTTAACTCCTTATCAGATTAAAGAGTTAAGAGGAAAGGGAAAATTGGAAAAAATTATTGTTGCTAATAACCAAACATCTGAAGAAAGACTAATAGAATTAGATGATTTAATCGTAAACTTTGGCTTTATATCAAGTCTGGGAGAAATAAAGAACTGGGGGCTTGATATTCAAAAGGGGAGTATCGTTGTGAATTCCAAAATGGAAACAAATATTCCGGGGATTTATGCAGCAGGAGATATATGCACATACCCTGGCAAAGTAAAGCTGATAGCAGTAGGTTTTGGTGAGGCTCCGACGGCAGTTAATAATGCAAAGGCTTATATGGATCCACAGGCAAGAGTGCAGCCGCTTCACAGCACATCCATAGGGCTGCCTGAAGCAGTCCCGATAGGAAAATAGATAAAGGGAAGGAGATTAAGGGTGGCCAAATATACAATTGTGGATAGAGAAACTTGTATTGCATGCGGATCTTGTGGGGCAGAAGCACCAGAAATTTTTGATTATGATGAAGAAGGAATCTCCTACGTCTTGTTAGACGATAATCAAGGAACAACTCCCATACCAGATAATTTAACCGAAGGGCTTGAAGATGCATTTGATGGCTGTCCAACGGAGTCTATTCGGATTTCTGATGCATCGTTCGACGGGGATCCAAACAAGTTCGAGTAATGAAAGCAGGAGGGCGGAATTGTCATGATGAACAAAGGAGTAAAAAGTAACATTGAAAAAAGATTGCAAGAATTAAATATTCAACTGCCTGATGCGCCATCTAATCCACACCCATTTATTCCTGGTGTAATTTCAGGAAATACGGTTATATTGTCAGGACAAACCCCAAAGGTAGATGGCCGTCAAAAATATGTTGGGGTGGTCGGTACGTCAGGCATCAGCATGGAGGAGGCGCAGGATGGGGCAAGGATATGCGTAGTGAATTTACTAGCTTCCTTAAAGGAAATTCTCGGGAACTTGAATAGAGTGACAAAAGTACTTAAAGTAAATGGATATGTGGCGGCAGACAGCCAATTTAAAGATCATCCCCTAGTGATTAATGCAGCCTCTGACTTGCTAAACGATATTTTCGGAGAAGAAAATCAGCATGCGCGTATAGCCGTTGGAATGTCCTCATTGCCTGGAGGAGCGCCTGTAGAAGTAGAGATGATAGTAGAATTTGAATAATTTCTATGAAAGGGTTTACATTGTTGTGTAACTGTGCTAAATTAAAAACATCGAATAATTCAGATTATTTCGAAAAAAGAAGGGATGAGTAGTTAGATGATCTGGACGGCTGGTCCCTTTAAGCAGGAGCTCATCAAAGACTATAACAATATTAATCTTCGGATGTTTGACATTGGAGTTAAA is from Bacillus sp. PK3_68 and encodes:
- a CDS encoding ferredoxin, which translates into the protein MAKYTIVDRETCIACGSCGAEAPEIFDYDEEGISYVLLDDNQGTTPIPDNLTEGLEDAFDGCPTESIRISDASFDGDPNKFE
- a CDS encoding 2Fe-2S iron-sulfur cluster-binding protein codes for the protein MPNIHFINSQKTLEVPEHSNILRMSLRYDGELPNRCGGGICGTCVFKTEEGAEFLDNVKIQERRKLGEEWLEKGYRLGCQTFVTTGDIAVSWDEEVTQQVKKRKPDKLKKEVSTTK
- a CDS encoding RidA family protein, which codes for MMNKGVKSNIEKRLQELNIQLPDAPSNPHPFIPGVISGNTVILSGQTPKVDGRQKYVGVVGTSGISMEEAQDGARICVVNLLASLKEILGNLNRVTKVLKVNGYVAADSQFKDHPLVINAASDLLNDIFGEENQHARIAVGMSSLPGGAPVEVEMIVEFE
- a CDS encoding GntR family transcriptional regulator — translated: MEMNWKEESFLSIREYAYLYLKERILEGKYKAGDRLIERELAAKLAISRTPIREALFRLESQGFVQTVPRKGVVVSEISEEEVIEVFTILSSLEVLAAKLAAQRMDEETQKELDEKIQQLLKLEEQGEEDFNSEHIQMNHLLNKAAKSPKLFEILSGLTDYIHMSANMGYETPGRRKESLKEHLDIMKALRNKEIEMAEYLMRIHIENSKKAYISYIQQVKEKRTKN
- a CDS encoding NAD(P)/FAD-dependent oxidoreductase, with the translated sequence MNDHQNKLYDITVIGGGPAGLFTAFYGGMRQSSVKIIDSMPQLGGQLAALYPEKFIYDVAGFPKIRAQELIDALKEQALLFNPAVALEECALHVEKQVDGFKITTDKAIHFSKTIIITGGAGAFEPRRLPHESAGLYESKNLHYFINDLHQFADKKVVINGGGDSAVDWALMIEPIAREVTLIHRRDKFRAHEHSVNQLKQSSVNILTPYQIKELRGKGKLEKIIVANNQTSEERLIELDDLIVNFGFISSLGEIKNWGLDIQKGSIVVNSKMETNIPGIYAAGDICTYPGKVKLIAVGFGEAPTAVNNAKAYMDPQARVQPLHSTSIGLPEAVPIGK